In Erigeron canadensis isolate Cc75 chromosome 1, C_canadensis_v1, whole genome shotgun sequence, a single window of DNA contains:
- the LOC122587817 gene encoding uncharacterized protein At4g00950-like — protein sequence MEIKEELQEPSYMSPKLLLYSQRFKKPGQLQGGFTSPSHSVATVPFQWEEAPGKPRFTTNINPQPQKSNSFRSLDLPPRMFSSKSKREFILSPKTVLDGPDVDTQSSSWIVGKSKWKIINPLRKIMSKETSRIKYSSWSWDGFRDISSRGSVSGGSGDTSFSTSTSSDGLSYSLDSKLKSKKLSRIHRFFPLDGTTSIILENMYEGINQVVPWRR from the exons ATGGAGATCAAAGAGGAACTGCAAGAACCAAGTTATATGTCACCTAAACTATTACTATATTCGCAACGTTTCAAAAAACCAGGTCAATTGCAAGGGGGGTTCACTTCACCATCACACAGTGTAGCCACCGTCCCATTCCAATGGGAAGAGGCACCCGGAAAACCAAGATTCACCACTAATATTAATCCGCAACCACAAAAATCTAATTCCTTCAGGTCATTAGATCTCCCTCCAAGAATGTTCAGTTCTAAGAGCAAAAGGGAATTCATACTGTCACCAAAAACTGTTTTGGATGGGCCCGATGTAGACACACAATCTTCGAGTTGGATAGTTGGTAAGAGTAAGTGGAAGATCATAAATCCGTTGAGAAAGATTATGTCTAAGGAAACGTCACGCATTAAGTATAGTTCGTGGAGTTGGGATGGTTTCAGGGATATCAGCAGCAGAGGTAGTGTCAGTGGAGGAAGTGGAGATACTTCATTTTCGACTTCAACTTCATCTGATGGCCTTTCATATTCTCTCGATTCCAAGTTAAAGAGCAAAAAACTTTCCAGAATACACAGATTTTTTCCTTTAGATGGAACCACTTCTATTATCTTG GAAAACATGTATGAGGGCATAAATCAAGTCGTCCCATGGAGACGATAA
- the LOC122610252 gene encoding uncharacterized protein LOC122610252, with the protein MMASGSIPPSSSKLKSVETPGHGVKSYDFLADSKWWLYPQPIDSPTSMWESSWEAVKSEEYAKIKKIEAGTDDTSHRKLQDDYFLATENPDKLLSEMDPQLIGINKTEPWWRTSDVNDLASFVSSKSLEKCDKFDPPQPHTNNSGQRFVPDKGLASLESVSDCTDSVPRSTASVSIDEAPSLCGLHNPLSTITPDDADKLLELSKAELLEALCHSQTRAREAEIAAKQAYNEKEHVITHFLKQASHLFAYKQWLHILQLETACFHLNNSKRQLVYTRFSDFVPWVPTKDVKRVRRKAANSEPESLRDKISRSLGNFILGLTLVGAGLLLGWTLGWLSR; encoded by the exons ATGATGGCTTCTGGTAGCataccaccatcatcatctaagTTAAAATCAGTAGAAACTCCAGGGCATGGAGTCAAATCATACGATTTCTTGGCGGATTCTAAATGGTGGTTGTATCCGCAACCTATAGATAGTCCAACTTCGATGTGGGAATCATCTTGGGAAGCCGTAAAATCAGAAGAATATgcaaaaattaagaaaattgaGGCAGGGACTGATGACACTTCACATAGAAAACTTCAAGATGATTATTTTCTTGCAACAGAAAATCCTGATAAGCTTCTCTCTGAAATGGATCCCCAGTTGATAGGCATCAACAAAACCGAACCATGGTGGCGGACAAGTGACGTGAATGACTTGGCTTCCTTTGTGTCTAGCAAGTCACTTGAAAAATGTGACAAATTTGACCCTCCACAGCCTCATACAAATAATTCAGGTCAACGGTTTGTTCCTGACAAAGGTCTTGCTTCCCTAGAATCGGTTTCTGATTGCACAGACTCGGTGCCAAGATCTACTGCCTCAGTAAGCATCGATGAAGCACCCTCGCTATGTGGTCTGCATAATCCGTTAAG CACCATAACACCCGATGACGCTGACAAACTGCTAGAACTCAGCAAAGCTGAGCTATTAGAAGCACTCTGCCATTCTCAAACGCGAGCAAGGGAGGCTGAAATAGCAGCAAAACAAGCATACAATGAAAAAGAACACGTGATCACCCACTTTCTCAAACAAGCATCACACCTTTTTGCTTACAAGCAATGGCTGCATATATTGCAATTAGAAACCGCTTGTTTCCACCTTAATAACAGCAAGCGTCAGCTCGTTTATACAcgcttttcagactttgttccCTGGGTCCCCACCAAAGATGTAAAAAGGGTTCGACGTAAGGCTGCCAATTCCGAACCTGAATCACTAAGAGACAAAATAAGCAGATCTCTTGGGAACTTTATTTTGGGTTTGACTCTTGTGGGTGCGGGTTTGTTACTTGGTTGGACCTTGGGTTGGTTATCTAGGTAA
- the LOC122585178 gene encoding protein ABIL2-like: protein METLTSSTNYDEIAMQQSLLFSDSLKDLKNLRKQLYAAAEYFELSYTNDDQKQLVVETLKDYAVKALVNTVDHLGAVSCKVNDLLGEKVNEVSETELRVSCIQQRLSICQGCFDHEGLAQQSSLINTPKHHKRYILPVGETIQGGIRTKSKYQGCSLEDEDNWHEFKNAVRATIKETPPSSFRKGRSPSPSPRASQQPGSFAFTGAVTRKDLEKRSVSPRRFSLLRTGSLSSRPTTPNSRSNSRPTTPNPSRPTTPNSIGRQRLSESRKSASMRMPTARDTYKDTDQIPSKSKRLLKALLSKRKSKKDDTLYTFLDEY, encoded by the exons ATGGAGACGCTAACCTCGTCAACTAACTATGATGAGATTGCAATGCAGCAAAGCTTGCTATTTTCCGACAGTCTCAAG GATTTGAAAAATCTGAGAAAACAATTGTATGCGGCTGCTGAATACTTTGAATTATCTTACACTAATGATGACCAAAAACAATT AGTGGTCGAGACGTTAAAAGATTATGCTGTCAAAGCTCTTGTCAACACAGTTGATCATTTGGGGGCAGTTTCGTGTAAAGTTAATGACCTATTAGGAGAAAAAGTGAATGAAGTTTCAGAAACAGAGCTTCGAGTATCATGTATACAACAG AGATTAAGTATATGTCAGGGATGTTTTGATCACGAAGGTCTCGCTCAGCAGTCCTCATTGATAAATACTCCCAAGCATCATAAAAGATATATCTTGCCTG TCGGAGAGACAATCCAAGGTGGTATTCGAACTAAATCAAAGTACCAAGGATGTAGTTTGGAGGATGAAGATAACTGGCATGAATTTAAGAATG CTGTTCGGGCTACAATCAAAGAAACCCCGCCATCTTCGTTCAG AAAAGGGCGATCCCCATCTCCTTCTCCACGAGCTTCCCAACAACCTGGATCGTTTGCTTTCACTGGTGCAGTGACCAGAAAAGATTTAG AGAAAAGATCGGTATCACCACGGAGATTTTCTCTTTTGCGTACGGGGTCACTGTCAAGTAGGCCAACCACCCCCAACTCGAGATCAAATTCACGACCCACTACTCCCAATCCCAGTAGGCCGACAACTCCAAACTCAATTGGCCGACAAAGG CTTTCAGAGTCCCGAAAATCAGCTTCAATGCGTATGCCCACTGCTCGAGACACATACAAAGACACAGACCAGATACCAAGCAAAAGTAAACGTTTGCTTAAAGCATTGCTTAGTAAACGCAAGTCTAAGAAAGATGACACACTCTACACTTTTTTGGATGAATACTGA
- the LOC122585191 gene encoding uncharacterized protein LOC122585191 isoform X2, with protein MDSDAQKATSSSWEFSCDLEVDYKSDEKAHIVCSTLAVDKELQPDKVKRLMSVSDGKLLVHFEAVEARFLRASYSAFVDVLTLATKTIEQFGEGMELQPQNI; from the exons ATGGATTCTGATGCCCAAAAAGCTACTTCATCTTCATGGGAGTTCAGCTG TGATTTAGAAGTAGATTACAAGTCTGACGAAAAAGCTCACATAGTATGCTCAACACTTGCTGTTGACAAGGAG CTTCAGCCCGATAAAGTCAAGCGGCTAATGTCCGTCTCTGATGGAAAACTTTTGGT GCATTTTGAAGCTGTTGAAGCAAGATTTCTCCGGGCATCATATAGTGCCTTTGTGGATGTACTAACACTAGCTACAAAGACAATTGAACAATTTGGCGAGGGCATGGAGCTACAGCCtcaaaacatataa
- the LOC122586147 gene encoding phytolongin Phyl2.2-like: MSLNPDLILYTCIAKDTTILAEYTSKDAYSDLAIKCLEKTPPFHSIFSHTVLGKTYMFHIVHPFVYFGIFDESLEKPECLLFLKNVQNAFIDMMDTCGSDTMKSHCFQREFSPVFHQLLGLDLEIDAVSSPESLKDCHSGSSDSVRRKKRLNKDELEEDKTDVYSDDDVSVSSGGKTQKGRYIWKKQVLIVLTMDLVICVGLFVIWLCVCNGFQCVTDH, encoded by the coding sequence ATGAGTTTGAACCCTGATTTAATCTTGTACACTTGCATTGCCAAAGACACTACAATTCTAGCTGAATACACCTCAAAAGATGCATATAGTGATCTAGCTATAAAGTGTCTAGAGAAAACGCCACCGTTTCATTCAATCTTTTCGCATACTGTTCTTGGCAAAACTTACATGTTTCACATTGTACATCCTTTTGTATACTTTGGTATATTTGACGAGTCACTAGAGAAGCCCGAGTGTTTGTTGTTTCTCAAGAACGTACAAAATGCGTTTATTGATATGATGGATACTTGTGGTTCTGATACCATGAAGTCGCATTGTTTTCAAAGAGAATTTAGTCCGGTGTTTCACCAGCTTCTTGGTTTGGATTTGGAAATCGATGCAGTGTCGTCGCCAGAAAGTTTGAAAGATTGTCATTCAGGGAGTTCAGATTCTGTTAGAAGGAAGAAACGGTTAAACAAAGACGAATTGGAAGAAGACAAAACAGACGTATATTCAGATGATGATGTGAGTGTTTCGAGTGGGGGTAAGACACAAAAAGGGAGGTACATTTGGAAGAAGCAAGTGTTGATTGTGTTGACTATGGATTTGGTTATTTGTGTTGGTTTGTTTGTGATTTGGCTTTGTGTTTGCAATGGTTTCCAGTGTGTTACTGATCATTAA
- the LOC122585191 gene encoding uncharacterized protein LOC122585191 isoform X1, which yields MPKKLLHLHGSSADFFCSDLEVDYKSDEKAHIVCSTLAVDKELQPDKVKRLMSVSDGKLLVHFEAVEARFLRASYSAFVDVLTLATKTIEQFGEGMELQPQNI from the exons ATGCCCAAAAAGCTACTTCATCTTCATGGGAGTTCAGCTG ATTTTTTCTGCAGTGATTTAGAAGTAGATTACAAGTCTGACGAAAAAGCTCACATAGTATGCTCAACACTTGCTGTTGACAAGGAG CTTCAGCCCGATAAAGTCAAGCGGCTAATGTCCGTCTCTGATGGAAAACTTTTGGT GCATTTTGAAGCTGTTGAAGCAAGATTTCTCCGGGCATCATATAGTGCCTTTGTGGATGTACTAACACTAGCTACAAAGACAATTGAACAATTTGGCGAGGGCATGGAGCTACAGCCtcaaaacatataa